GCCGGGGCACAATCTGCCGGCTTTTTTACTTGATGATTTTCTGCTTCTTGACGCAGGCACATCCAGCTGCGTTCTAAATACTGTTGCCCAGCAAAAAATAAGCCATGCTCTTATAACACACTCCCACCTTGACCATATAAACAGCATCCCCTTTCTGGTTGAAAACATGGTAAATGGAAGCCATAAACCTCCCTTAACTGTTATCAGCGGAAAAGATGTGCTGAATGATATGAAAAAATATGTTTTCAATAACAGGATATGGCCGGACTTTACTGTTATTCCAAACAAGAAGCACCCGGTCCTTAAATTCCAGGAATTAGCAGCAGGAACCTGTATGAAGATAAATGACTATAAAGTCTGTACCGCAAAGGTGAATCATCCTGTACCCGCCTACGGCTATCTTATTGAAGATGCCAAGGGTAAGTCCCTTGTATATACAGGTGACACTGGGCCGACCCATAAATTATGGGAGATGATGAGCGGCCATGACGTAAAGGCTCTCATTATTGAAGTTGCCTTTCCTGACTCGATGAAAAAGCTCGCCTCTATATCAGGGCACCTCACCCCATCTTTACTCGCTGAAGAACTAAAGAAAATGTCAAAGATCCCCGAGAGTATCTACATTACGCACATAAACCCGGTTTATATAAATCAGGTAACGAAAGAACTGAAAAGATTTAAAAAACTCAATATTGAAGTGATCAACGACAAGACGATCATTACGATATAAAGATCATTCCCTGCATATCAATTACTTCTCTGTCAGCTTAACAACATTGCCTTCTTCCGGGTCAGTAATAACTGACATCATATCAGGCTGGAGTGATGTTACCTTATAAATCCCGACAGGTTCATCCTTGCCCTTGACAATTACCCTCTCCACCCCTTCAATTGAAACTCCCCTTATCTTCCCGCTTGCTATGCTGTCACGGATCCTGTCGACAGCATACTCTGTCAATAACAGACTGGCATTGTATCTTCTTGTCAGGGACTCAACCCTTGAGGCAAGGTTCACGTTATCACCTATGACTGTATAATCCATCTTCTTGCCCTCTGCCCCGATATTGCCGACTATCGCCTCGCCGGCGTTGATCCCTATCCCTACCTCAAGTGAGTCCTTCCCCTCTGATCTCCATTTTTCCTGAAGCTCATTAAGTTTCCTCACCATATCGAGTGCGCATCCGAGAGCAAGTTCTGTATGGTTTTCCTGAGGAAGCGGCGCCCCCCAGAATGCGACTATTGCATCTCCTATAAACTTATCTAACGTCCCTTCCCACTTAAATACAATATCTGTCATGGCGCCAAGGTATTCGTTAAGGATGGAAACAACCTCTTCGGGCTGATGCTTCTCCGAGAATGTAGTGAATGACCGTATGTCAGAGAAAAAGATGGTCACATCCCTCCTGTCACCCCCGAGTTTCGCCATCTCAGGCCTCTTGATCAATTCATTCATGACCCTCTCTGTAACATAACTTGAGAACATTTTTTTAATATCCCTCGCCTGTCTCTCCTCAACAAAATACTTGTAATTGACGATAAATGTGCCTTCGCTGAAGAGCGTCAAAAGCGGATATATGAAATTAAACCTAAGTCCGTAATAGGTGAAGAGTGCTTGATTGAATAAAACAAAGAGCAAAGTAATGACCAGGTAGTTGGCGAGAAGCGACAGCGAGTTCATCTTCCTCTGTCCTATAAGAAACGTGATAAGGCCTACAACTATCACGATCAGCATATCGGCATATACCGGCGACCTGGTTATGAATTCGCCTCTTAATATATTTGCTACAACGGTGGCGTTCTTCTCTACCCCGGGGAAATTGGCTGAAAACGGCGTGACCTTTGTGTCATATGTCGCAATAGCGGTAGTGCCTATAAATACTATCTTGTTCCTGAATGTATTAGCAGGTATCATTCCTGAAAGCACATCAACCGCTGATTTATGTTTGATGGTGCCCTCCCTGCCGTAATACTTGATATGCAGCCTTCCATAAAGGTCGGTGGGGATAAAGATATTCCCAGCCTCGACCCTGATCCCCCCTATTATCTTCACATCCTGCGGCTGTATATTCAAAGCGGTAAAAGCGGTATTAAGGGAAAGTGAAGGGAAATATTCCTCACCAAATTTTACATAGAGGTTCTCCCATCTAAGCTTGCCATCCATGTCGGGAAGAGCGTATACGTGCCCGAACCTCGAGGCTGAAGCGATAGGTTCAGGAGGCAAGAGCACCCTGTATATCTCAAGGGCTTTGAAATACTGAATGTTCTTGAGATTCAATAACGCATGGTCATAAAGTATGTCAGGCATCTCTCCGGTAAAAGACTTGCCCTTCTCACCCTCAAAGCCAAGCGCCATAACCAGCTTGTCCCGATGTCTTTCAATGGTTTCAGCCAGTATGCTGTCAGCCTCTAACGATTCAGATTCCGGATAAAATATATCGACTGCTACCGCCAGCGGATTGTCTTCAAAGACCTTCTCTATGAGTTGTGCCTGCAACTGCCTCGGCCACGGCCATCTCCCGTACTTCATAAGGCTCTTCTCATCTATCGTCACGATGATAACGTTAGAAGGCGGGGCAGGCGGGGATATGATATTGCCGAGCTTAAACCTGAAGTCAACGAATAGGGTCTCAAACCCCTCATCTATAAATGAGGGATTTCCGTATGTGAGCAGAACAAAAAAGAGTGTGATAAGAAGAGGGACTGCGACAGTAGGCTTTACAAAACCTTTATTATTTATCGAGGGGAACCTGGATTCATGGGATATCGCAGACAATGATACCCTATCCCTTTTCAGACAGTCTGTCTCTATGATCCTGGACAAGTTTTCCTGTGCTTCCGTCTTCAGTAAGGCTGATCATCTCAACCCTGCCGTCTGTTCCTTCCCAATACCTATTATTAACATTGTCAAGCATGGGATAGTATTTACCGGATATGTCTTCATACATATCAACTTTATAAATAGGCGTGCCTAACTCTGCCTCCTCATTTGCTGAGATACGAAGAATGCCTTTATTGTCATAAACAGTGAACCTGCCTGTATTATTTTTGTAGCCGACATAATATTTGCCTGCCTCTTTATGATAGATATCAGCATTCATTTCTTTCAGATCATTGCCGACTATCTCATGAAATGATTCACCTTTTATCATGAAGTACTTATCGGCATTGCTGAGCACCCATTCAGATGTTATCCTGTCAGGGCTGTGGGTCAGGATGGTCTTCTCCTTATCAATGAAAGCCTTATCAAGCTTATGGTATTCCGTATGAACAGCTCCTGCGCCGATGGTTATATCATGAACAACTACCCCGCAATTAAAAGAGCTCAATGCTTCATGGAACCTTTCCTCGCTCCACATACGCTCAATATAGTCATTTATGTCACCCTCGATTATTGATGCAGCCTCAAACTCCTCTCTGGACATCCTGAGGTTCTGCACTATCTTCTCCTTATAAAGCTCCTCCCATATTCCCCGGTTATTGACCGTGTCAGAGCTGAAGATAAGCGTATCAGCACCTGTGGAGATCTTAATGCCTATAGCAGGCACGCCATGCCATACAGGAGCCTTTATCGCCTCTATGAAGAAACCTTCCGGGTCTCTGTATATGTTCTTATCCTCTTCATAAAAGATATTAGATGAAAAAGGATAGTAACTCTCAGGCTCTATCCATTCACCAGAAGCAGGGTCTTTAAAGAGCATGCGGGGCCTCTTTGTTGCGGGATTGACAACTATCTTGGCAATTCCGTGTCCG
The sequence above is a segment of the Thermodesulfovibrionia bacterium genome. Coding sequences within it:
- a CDS encoding 3',5'-cyclic-nucleotide phosphodiesterase, giving the protein MKIKVLGSSGARMPGHNLPAFLLDDFLLLDAGTSSCVLNTVAQQKISHALITHSHLDHINSIPFLVENMVNGSHKPPLTVISGKDVLNDMKKYVFNNRIWPDFTVIPNKKHPVLKFQELAAGTCMKINDYKVCTAKVNHPVPAYGYLIEDAKGKSLVYTGDTGPTHKLWEMMSGHDVKALIIEVAFPDSMKKLASISGHLTPSLLAEELKKMSKIPESIYITHINPVYINQVTKELKRFKKLNIEVINDKTIITI
- a CDS encoding adenylate/guanylate cyclase domain-containing protein; its protein translation is MSAISHESRFPSINNKGFVKPTVAVPLLITLFFVLLTYGNPSFIDEGFETLFVDFRFKLGNIISPPAPPSNVIIVTIDEKSLMKYGRWPWPRQLQAQLIEKVFEDNPLAVAVDIFYPESESLEADSILAETIERHRDKLVMALGFEGEKGKSFTGEMPDILYDHALLNLKNIQYFKALEIYRVLLPPEPIASASRFGHVYALPDMDGKLRWENLYVKFGEEYFPSLSLNTAFTALNIQPQDVKIIGGIRVEAGNIFIPTDLYGRLHIKYYGREGTIKHKSAVDVLSGMIPANTFRNKIVFIGTTAIATYDTKVTPFSANFPGVEKNATVVANILRGEFITRSPVYADMLIVIVVGLITFLIGQRKMNSLSLLANYLVITLLFVLFNQALFTYYGLRFNFIYPLLTLFSEGTFIVNYKYFVEERQARDIKKMFSSYVTERVMNELIKRPEMAKLGGDRRDVTIFFSDIRSFTTFSEKHQPEEVVSILNEYLGAMTDIVFKWEGTLDKFIGDAIVAFWGAPLPQENHTELALGCALDMVRKLNELQEKWRSEGKDSLEVGIGINAGEAIVGNIGAEGKKMDYTVIGDNVNLASRVESLTRRYNASLLLTEYAVDRIRDSIASGKIRGVSIEGVERVIVKGKDEPVGIYKVTSLQPDMMSVITDPEEGNVVKLTEK